Below is a genomic region from Miscanthus floridulus cultivar M001 chromosome 1, ASM1932011v1, whole genome shotgun sequence.
CACATCGACATTCACGAACATGATGTCCGACATGTATAATGGAATTGTTGTATTAATAAAACATGCATGTTTGGTTGCTCTACTCATGGGCATCGCCGGCCAGGTAGCCATCACCACCCTAAGCGTTCGAAATCAAACGCTTCAACACCTAGGAACGTTGCCTGGGCCAGGAGCCGCCTAGGTGGCATGAACCAAATGTGTCCATAGGACGTCAATTCTAAGACTTCATCTTAGATGGGCACGAGGTACAACCATGACCTTTGGttctcatgttttttttttgtggtcGCAAGGAtttcctccattccaaaatatagaCTGTTTTAGTTTTGTCTTAGGTTTTACTTGATTTTGATTAGATTAAGGAACAATACATTATTATCTACACTATCAAATTAATTACATTAAACCTAACATGAAATAATGCAACATTACTTAAtatactcactttgttccaaacTATTCGACGTTCTAAAAAGACAAAGCGTCTTACATAATTGGAACGGACGAAGTACTTCAATATAGGTCCCTccacataaataaataaaaaaatgtatCAAAGCCAAACTCGTCTTATGATTGCGACGTATCATCTCTCATACTAGTGCAAAAGTCATTTTCCTCTCTTTTTATCTTTGTCCTTTTTAACCACTTTGGAACTAATACTTGAAATCTCTAGTAAATATTTAGGGTACTGAAGCAATCATGTTCCCCCATCTGCGCCTAAGAGTGGAATGGCCAACGAGAGATTGTTTTTCGTTTTCACATAGGGGAAAAAGTTCTCGACTCTAGACCTCTAGAAAGCTGTCTAGAACTAGAAGGCACAACACTCAAATGTTTTAGCCCTCCAATGCATATACAGTGCTCCTCCTTCCATCTCTAGTGGCACATAGTagacatagtagcaactcctatcTTCTTTCCTCGTGAACTCCTTTTTTCTTGCAACTACCACACCACTAAGGGTCCATTTAGTAGAGATCCGAAAAACGTTTCAGATTCTCTAAAGAAATGTTTCTTTGAGAAACATAATCACTTCCTCAAACCATTTGGCTGGTTGGTTGGATCTGAAAGAGAGAAGACTGTGGTGGAATAGACCAAAGTGCCCTCGATATGTGATAAGTTTTTCTTGGGTTACTACAAGGCAAACTAAAGCATTTACAACCATGAGCAAATGAGACAATGGCAATATATATATTCCTGTAATTTTCATCAGAAGAGAGGAGAGGTCCAAGGGCTGGAGGAGCGGAACAGTGCGAAACCAGGCCATCTGTGTTTTTAGCCTAGAAGAAGGAAACGTGAATCGTTTCTATTTCGATTCTCAGTTCAAGAAACCCGTTTGGAGCTGATTCTGGTGATTCAAATGAGAAACAAAAACGTTTCAACCTGCCAAACATACCCTAAATCATGATGAAGCCTCAGGGCATCACTCTTATATGACCCTAGCTTCCTAAACCAACCCTTAACCCTAACTTGTTGGATTCTTTGGCATAGACAGAAAAATAACAATCTTTGATTAGCTAACAAGGAACCAAATTGGTTATCTTTGACAAATATTGACAAAAAACTCATCTGAAGGGTTTATTCAAGGAAACGTATTGGCTTCGGTTCTAGATCCACTAAACTCAGTTGGGTCGTTGGCATATCTTTTTTTACTAGGGTGGTCTTTCTCATTTTAGAATACAAAGTTGCATATTTcttttcattatctaaaaaacaCATGCATAGTCGACAATATTTCTTTTCATTATCTTAAAAACACATGCATAGTCGACAAACAATAAAAACCAGAGTGCCTAAAAACACACTAATGGTAAGAACAAGCATTAATCACACCTAAGCAAAATCGGCACAGCCCACAAGCCTCGGTGGACAAGGCCTGGACACAGGTTCCACTGCGCATCGAGTGCCTAAAAACACACTAATGGTAAGAACAAGCATTAATCGGACCTAAGCAAAACCGGTACAACTCGTAAGCCTTGGTAGACAGGACCTGGACACAGGTTCCACTGTGCAGAAAAAAATTCACTGAAAATGCCCAGTAATCCGCCCCGAAAAATCATGCTCGACTCGTCTAGTAGGACAGTGTCCGAAAcaatcaacccccccccccccccccccccaataccCAAATCTAGGCATAACATCCGCTTTTCTAAAGCGGCTATATAGCATATCTAGTGTAGCTGCGTGCTAACAAGCTACATTGAGAAAGGCCGTTGTTCACACCTATATATAGCCATGTTGCACTAGGTGCCGTCATATTTGTTAGAAAAAAATGTGGAATCTAAAactttattaatagataaataatatttgtatctctatttacaataataataatattaaagAGCGTAGGGTTTCTTCCAACATGTTTTTTATTCTCAAAGTACTTCTACGCCCTCCATGCCTCGTTGTGACCAGGACTTACTATCTGAACTTATACGTGTTAGAATGACTCGCATCCAGTGATAGTATGAAATCCAATTTCGATCAAAACATACTAGTCCCATTGCAACGCACGAACATGTTTACTAATAGCAAAAAAAAATCCTACATACACGTCATGTTGTGACTTGTGAGCAAACAACATCACAACATATTAAGGTtgtgtttagttgtaggaatttggattttggggctactgtagcacgttcgtttttatttggcaaatagtgttcaaacatggactaattaggctcaaaacgttcgtctcgcaatttcccaccaaactgtgcaattagtttttcttttcgtctacatttaatgctccatgcacgagccacaaacattcgatgtgacaggtactgtagcaactttttggaagttagggtgaaactaaacaagggctaacgtTGTATTGGTCCTAGCTATAGTCTAGGATAACTAACTTTAGATAAGTGTGCCAAGCTAATTTTTTTATCAATACCAAAAGAAATCTCACCATGCTTTTTTTTACGCAATGACACTTCAAACTAAAAAAAAATATTAATTAAATTTATTTGTCAATAAATAATGCTACATTTGATCAAACTCGCTCGAGATAAACAGCCTGTTCGCCTGCTCGTAcatcaaaccagtcagcagtaaataatccacgatcgtttacgacgaaacgaactcGACCGAAAATGTGACTAGCAATCAAACACCGCCGTGTATATATCACTGACTCATAAAGAGTAAATAGTACGTAGGTTGCGTCAGCTTCTCTGGTTTCAACCAATTCAGCACTCGGCCACTTCCAGTCTCAGCTCTTCTCCCACACTCCAGCTGCGTCCATCCGGATCGGTTGGCCCGTCGCTGCAGCCGCGACCGAACTGCCCAGACGTTCACGTCGAATCCACCAAAAAACCAGCACGCACCACTGCCGCCTACTACCACCGGCGTCCCTCCGTCTCCACGTATCTTATCATGGTTCTCTCTCCTGCCCACTGCCTGCCTTGCCTTGCACATCTCGGCAAGCATCCTCCTGCAAGGATCGATCTGTTTATCACCCTCATCGGCGAAAAAAATCGACTTCTTTTCATGCATGTTGCCTGCTTGACGCGAGTTTACCGAGGGCGCCATGAACGGGAGCAAGTGTGACAGACGCaagtggcggccatggcggtggctCGTCGCTTCGTGGGTTCTAGCGGTGATTCTGGAGCGGGGCGGCGCGGAGGTGACGGAGTTGGATCTGGAGGAGCGCCGGGACGAGCGGCGCGACCTGCTGGTGCTGGGCGACACGCTGCGGTCGGCGCTGGACCTGCACTCCAACTGGACGGGGCCTCCGTGCCACGGCGAGCGGAGCCGGTGGCACGGCGTGTCGTGCGACGGAGACGGGCGCGTGGTCGGCGTGGCGCTCGACGGCGCGCAGCTCACGGGCACGCTCCCGCGTGGCGCGCTCCGGGCCGTGTCGCGGCTCGAGGCGCTGTCCCTGCGCGGGAACGCGCTCCACGGCGCGCTCCCGGGGCTCGACGGGCTGTCGCGGCTCCGCGCCGTCGACCTGTCCAGCAACCGGTTCTCGGGGCCCATCCCGCGCGGGTACGCCACGTCGCTGCGGGAGCTCGCGCGGCTCGAGCTCCAGGACAACCTGCTCAGCGGCACCCTCCCGGCGTTCGAGCAGCACGGGCTCGTCGTCTTCAACGTGTCCTACAACTTCCTCCAGGGCGAGGTCCCCGGCACCCGCGCGCTGCGCCAGTTCCCCGCGAGCGCGTTCGACCACAACCTCAGGCTCTGTGGCGAGGTTGTGAACGCCGAGTGCCGGGAGGGCCCGACGTCGTCGTCCGGTGCTCCAGCGTATGGAAGCAGCAGCAGTCCGGTCGTGAGGCCGGCTGGCGACGGCGGTCGGGCGGCGGCACAGAAGCACTTGCGGTTCAGGCTGGCGGCGTGGAGCGTCGTGGCTATCTCCCTCATCGCGGCGCTGGTGCCGTTCGCGGCTGTGTTCATCTTCCTGCACCACAAGAAGAGCCAGGAGGTCCGTCTCGGTGGCCGTGCCAGTGCTGCAGGTGACAATTCGGATCACTTCCAGACTTCTCTTTCCTCTGCGACGGCCTTCTTGGCTTCTTGTTTCTGACGGGGACTTGTCCTGTACAATGCGAAAGTGACGGCGGCGGAGGAcatcaaggacaaggtggaggtggagcaagGCCGAGGGAGCGGCAGCCGGAGCACGGAATCCGCCAATGGGGCCGAGCTGCAGTTCTTCCGAGCTGACGGGTCAGCCAGCTTCGACCTCGACGAGCTCTTCCGGTCCACGGCGGAGATGCTCGGCAAGGGGCGGTTGGGGATCACGTACCGGGTGACCCTCCAGGCCGGCCCCGTCGTCGTCGTGAAGCGGCTGCGCAACATGTCGCACGTGCCGCGCAGGGACTTCACGCACACCATGCAGCTCCTGGGCAAGCTCCGGCACGAGAACGTCGTCGACCTCGTCGCGTGTTTCTACTCCAAGGAGGAGAAGCTGGTCATGTACGAGCACGTTCCCGGGTGCAGCCTCTTCCAGCTCCTGCATGGTACGTCGTCTCGTCCGGACGCGTCCGTGTCCTGTCGGCTGAGACGATGATCACCATGGAAGCCTTTGCTTTGTTTGCGCGTGTTTCGCAGGAAACAGAGGCGAGGGGAGGACGCCGCTGCCGTGGCCGGCGCGGCTGTCGATAGCGCAGGGCATGGCGCGCGGGCTGGCGTACCTGCACAAGTCGCTGCCGTACTTCCACCGGCCGCCCCACGGCAACCTCAAGTCGTCCAACGTGCTCGTCTTCTTCTCGGCTCCCCATGGCAGACAGCAGAAGCAGGCGGTGCCGAAGCTGACGGACCACGGCTTCCACCCGCTGCTCCCGCACCACGCGCACCGGCTGGCGGCGGCCAAGTGCCCCGAGTTCGCGcgccgcggcggccggcggctgTCGTCCCGCGCCGACGTGTACTGCCTCGGGCTGGTGCTGCTGGAGCTGGTGACGGGGAAGGTGCCCGTGGAGGAAGACGGCGACCTGGCGGAGTGGGCGCGGCTGGCGCTCAGCCACGAGTGGTCCACGGACATCCTCGACGTGGAGATCGTGGGCGACCGGGGACGCCACGGGGACATGCTCCGACTCACGGAGGTCGCTCTCCtctgcgccgccgtcgagcccgACAGGCGGCCCAAGGTGCAGGACATCGTCAGGATGATCGacgaggtcggcggcggcgacggaccAGAGCTAGATCGTCGTTGAGCTCTACGACGATGCAGGGTGTGGGCTGGTCGACATGATCTTCTTGATTTCGAACTTATATGATTTGTATGCCATAATCGTTTTGCTTTCAATTTTTTCTTTTTCAGTTGTAACATTGCAATCGAGCAGGAAGTACTGCGTCGATGCTCCCTGATCGATTTTCTCTGGTGCAATCAGAGAAAAGGACGTGAACTCGTGAAGTTCATGTGTTAGCGCTGAAACTTATGCCCCGGTGAATCGGTGATTTGAGGCCCTATTCGAGGTGCATCTTTAATTTGGTGGGATGCCCACTATTTTTGTGCTTAGCTGGGGAGGAATGAGCTCCAGTGCGGTGCGCATTTTGCCTCCGATCAGAGACCCTTCCTACAGCTGCCGCGGCAAAAAAAAGTAACCTATGTTGCGATCTAACTAGTGGGTGACGTTTGGATATTAGGATAAAGGGTGGGACAGGATAAGAGAAATGAATGAATGACTAAGATTATACTCTATGGTCTATAATGCTAATGCTGTCGACTTCATAATGCATTAATTTTAATCTGTCTCCCATTACTGTTCATACACCTAAGGCGTTTGATGATAGTGAGCAATTCCGTCCCCTATAGTTTGCTGCTGCAACAAATCTGTAGCATGCAGGCCGGACAAGTTCAAAGACCAACCCATACTGGACCCCCGATTGAAAACCGGCCCTGTGGCCCGTGGGCCGTTGCCAAATCCCGATCAGGGTCTGTACTTTTTCATTCTAGCAAGGAATTGAACGGGAGTTTGATTTCTGGGTGAGCCGTTCTCAGGGTCTGTACTGGCAAGGATTGCATTTCTGTTTTGGCCGATTTCGCATGCATATTGTATCCGTAGGGAAAACGTAATGTGCCCGTGACCTGTCAGTCTGGAACACGGACGGACCCCGCGGATAGAGATGAGCACGGCAGACACCAGCGCGTACGCATGGACGGGACGTGCCGCCCAGCTGGCCCGCCGCGCCCACACGTGGCGCTGCGCCGCGCGCGGCTCGGCCACGTTATAAGCCACGCGCGCTGGCCGTCGCCGCACCTCCTGACTGCACACTCGTCTCTTAACAACGCTACCGCCGCAGCGGCAGTTTGTTTTGAAACGAAGCAGAGGTACGCACCCCTAGCGGCTACTGCAAAGTGCAAACTAGCAAGAAGAGGGTTTTGAGCTTTTGGCGACGACATGAGCACGGGCGTGCGGCCGGGGCGGCGGTTCACGGTGGGGCGGAGCGAGGACGCCACGCACCCGGACACCATCCGCGCCGCCATCTCCGAGTTCATCGCCACCGCCATCTTCGTCTTCGCCGCCGAGGGGTCCGTCCTCTCGCTCGGTACGTAATATATGCATGCCATCACCTTCCGATCGGAAGTGTTTGACGATCGAGACGACGATGCATGAGGCGGGGTTCGCCATCTGTGTTGTGTGCAGGGAAGATGTACCACGACACGAGCACGGCGGGCGGGCTGGTGGCCGTGGCGCTGGCGCACGCGCTGGCACTGTCCGCCGCGGTGGCCGTGGCCGTCAACATCTCGGGCGGGCACGTGAACCCCGCCATCACCTTCGGCGCGCTGATCGGCGGCCGGATCTCGCTCGTCCGCGCGGCCTTCTACTGGGTGGCGCAGCTGCTGGGCGCCGTGGCCGCCACGCTCCTCCTGCGCCTCGCCACGGGCGGCGCGCGCCCGCCGGGGTTCGCGCTCGCGTCCGGGGTCGGCGACTGGCACGCCGTGCTGCTGGAGGCCGCCATGACGTTCGGGCTCATGTACGCCTACTACGCCACGGTGATCGACCCGAAGCGGGGCCACGTGGGCACCATCGCGCCGCTCGCCGTGGGGTTCATGCTCGGCGCCAACGTGCTGGCGGGCGGGCCATTCGACGGCGCCGGGATGAACCCGGCGCGGGTCTTCGGCCCGGCGCTCGTCGGGTGGCGGTGGAGGCACCACTGGGTGTACTGGCTGGGACCCTTCCTCGGCGCCGGGCTCGCGGGGCTGGTGTACGAGTTCCTGGTCATCCCGTCCGCCACCGACGCCGCGCCGCTCAGCACGCATCACCAGCCGCTCGCGCCGGAGGACTACTAGGTAGCTAGTCGGCCGGCCGGCGCCGGCGTGGCGCGGTGGCGTCTCCTTAGTTGGACCCAGTCCTGTCGTCGTCATGTTTTGTTATGCACGTACGTGTCGTAAATTATATTTGTGGTGTCGTGTCAAGTGGTTAATAAGGGAGCCGGGCACAGGTGTGCTTGTTGGTCGCCCCACAGCGTTGGAGACGGTGAATCAGATGATGTATGTACATCTCAACTGGTTACTATAGTgtgtattatgtaataatttcGAGGTAAAAAAGGCAGGACTTGTATAGCATCGTATCTGGCTGGTTCTGATTGTCAACTTTTCGTACTCATTGGCAAATGGATCGGAGATGGCTCAGCTATTGGACGTTCGCACTGCCCTACCTATAGTTTTGGTATGGTGGTCTGGACGACCGGTGACGACACTGAAATGATCTCATCGGCGCGTCGCACATGGCAAATGAGGCGACATCCTCACCTATACAATGTATTCACAACACCTATAAAATACATACATTCACTGACAATGTATTCACAACACCTATAGAATACATACATTCACTGATTCACACCTATACGGAGCAGAGGGAAGTATGTACATGACGTCATAGATGAGCATTCCGGCGGCCCAGCTCGACACGACCAGGCCAGGTGTGCCACCGGGCTGTGTTGAGGTGGGTTCGTGCCTGGCCGACGACCCAAGCACGGTCTGCCGGGCCGTTTTTCATGCCGGGCTGGCTTGAAAAGCACGCCATCGCTAGGGGCCCGGGCTAGCCCGAGGCCCACAAATGGTGTTGCGTATATGTGTGACCGAGAGGGAAGGGGAGTTCGCCATCAGTATATTGTAAAAGcttcatgtggatgttgcaaaagtagatcatgatgttgcaatggctatatacgtatgttataagcgtctgttccaaatgtttcatctgttttttcagacgtattgCAAGTGCGtgtatttggatgttgcatatttttcacacttatgttgcaagtgttttatctagatgatgcatatgttttgcaatgacttttcaagtgtttttctagGTTTTTTTGCAAATGCTTAAGACacatgtttcatctgtcttcggacatatgttgtaaatgttttatatggatgttttaaaagtaaatCGGGTGTTGAACATGTTGCAATAGCGCTGGCTGGCGGACAGCGGCCTGTCGCAGGGCTTTGGCTCCTACCTCAAGCGACGCACCTCgtcctctcctcttctctctcttcCATCCCTTCCCCTCCCTCCTTCGAGCTCGGACGGAAAACCCTACCTGACAAGCGCGGTTGATGGCCCTGGGTGGGCCGATGGCAGCGTGATGCTCGCATGGTGGCCCCGCAGCAAGCCGAGGTACATCCGCGCCGTTCGCTCGCTACGCGTAGGAAATAGAGCAGCTGCGGGTATCCGTCCGGACGTCCGAGCGTTAGCGTGTATCCAAAAAGAATTGACTTCAAtacatatatttgtttttttagcAAACAATACATATATTTGTTATTCTTCTATTAAGAAACTGTGGGCCTTGGGCCTAAGCGAAGCATCCATGAACGAACGTCCAGCAGCAAATACACAGGCCCACAGTGGAAGTAGCAGTGGGTGTGTTATCCCCGCCTGCGTCAGGCCCTGTATGTCTGGCTCGAAAAACGGTTGATGCTGATACTGATGCtgatactgatttgttgtgagagaaaaacattattattTCATTGAAatggtacggctgataagtttaagcgaatATGCCCCAGACGACTACCGCGCAACGGCACAAGTGCAACCTCCTCTCACCCTATTTTTTTTGCGACGAAAAAAGAATTGTATTAGGTAATAGCTGGGTACGTGAACACGTTACAAGCACTCTGGATTACACAAATATCCAGAAACTAATTTTTATCTAAATtatacccacgctgtgaatagctctagatctcaaaaccaaacctGTATGACGCTTTGCAGTATGGATGACCACACAGACAAACACTCGATAAAAGGCCTAAGAACAGACGCCCAACGAACGGCGGCCAACATTCATGTaggcggagttgagaaacttcttctttctgatgtattccttcttcttctttctgccaccgaagaatgAGCAAGACGGATCTGAACcttattctccctagtccttcatcGTGGCCAGATCTAACCACGATAAAACGGAGAAGAAaccggagaaaattattccatggcgaCGACGCCATCTCCGCCTTGATATCGCCGTCCGAAAATAAGTCTCCCTGTCGTCGTATCGGTGAGGATGGTGACGCCGTAGTAGTCGCCCTCATCTTCAACAGAGCCGCCATGGAGAAAACGATTTTACCCTGGCTTCTTGCCGTCGCCAGAGAGGAGGAGAAGATAAATCACCAAAACCAAAAAACTTACATGGAGAGACCCCTAGCCCTAAAGACTTAATCTACTAAAAAAAAACTTATCAAACGATTGATCTCCACTCCCTCTGGCCTCCGACGATACGTcggagggggagggagggggccatCAATGAAATCGATCGCTGGTTCGTTTCATTCCATTATTCATTTACACATTAACTGAACTATGAGATTCATCTGCTTCTGTCCCCTGATTCCAATCCATAGCCTAACATAGCCCGACTATCGGAGGAACGGGAAAGGCGGAATGATGCCCCGCGACGCGAACTTTCCCTTCCCAAGCCTGAATGGAGGCAAGCGCCAGCCACGTGTAATCCTCTTCCTCCACAGATTTTAGACAAATGATTTGCGAATGCCCCATTAAGAATAACCTAAAATAGTAATGAGGGCGAAGCAGAATTATCCGTGATTTGCAGTTAAAAACTCCACTAGAGAGAAGTCAAATGGACAGATGGTGCTTGTTAGATGAACAGAATCAGCTATATTTCACTATCTCTGCAGCAAGGCTTTGAAGAATCTTATACACATTATTCAGATTTCTGCAACATACAACGAACAGAGGCTGGCGCTTACTTGCCCAAAAGTTATGGTAAGAGTGGAAACAAGAAAAAGATCATGTACAGGTAAAACGTCAATATCTCCTTTTCCCAGGTAAATGCAGGTTTCAGCACCATCCTGAACAGACGAACCGCATCCACTTCGGCAAAAAGCCAAGGGCACTCAGAAAGGGTCAGTGGAACTTGTGGTACTTGGCAAAATGGCTGGCAACCCACGGCGCGAGCTGAGTGTTCTCGGGTTCCCttttgttcttgttgtagtagtcTGACCACAATGCCGGATATATTTCTGGGTTGAAACCGTCACGGTATACACAAAATGGCAGCCAGCCTTCACCGTTCATCCGACGCTTTCTTTCTCGAGGGTATGCCAGAGGGGCTTGCACATACCTGCATTGGAGGAATTTTATATCGTTAGAGTTAGAATAATCATCATGCATCTTGATCTCAGAAATGGCCAGACCACCAGATCAGTACCTGATCTCATCAACCACAGAATCCCAACAGAAATGAGTGTGCCCAAAAACATGGCAAGCTGCTCCGTCTTTTCTGTTGCTGTGTATATCTCTCAGCCTCCTCTCCAAAAAATCAGAGCCAATGACCTTAGGAAGGTATGGGTAATAAAGCATACGTTTCTCCGGACACAACTCTTGCCTGCAGTATCGTATAGAAGACATTAGTTTTGGGCTTGATGTTTCATGAATGTATACTAAGACATCCTAAATGTTGAATGGCAATTTCAAAACACTGAAAACATAAATACAGCAGGGGCAAGACTATCCAGTTAGGTAAAGGATAGCCTCCATCACAGATTCACAATTGCTGGTATATCTGCAATTTCATGTAATTAGACAGCCAGTATGAAAACTATTGTTTTCCACCATGTGGTTTGCAATTGAAATGCTACACACACAACCACATAAAATGTCTTCCTTTGGGGTGAAAAAAGAGGCAAACATGAAGTCCTAGTGCAGATActgagatacaaatgttgcttcCAAGTTGGCACCTTGATCAATAAGATGGTTTCTCTTTGAGGCGTTTTCATCATAAAAATGCAACAAGAAATGAAACACACTGACCA
It encodes:
- the LOC136485461 gene encoding probable inactive receptor kinase At3g02880; the protein is MNGSKCDRRKWRPWRWLVASWVLAVILERGGAEVTELDLEERRDERRDLLVLGDTLRSALDLHSNWTGPPCHGERSRWHGVSCDGDGRVVGVALDGAQLTGTLPRGALRAVSRLEALSLRGNALHGALPGLDGLSRLRAVDLSSNRFSGPIPRGYATSLRELARLELQDNLLSGTLPAFEQHGLVVFNVSYNFLQGEVPGTRALRQFPASAFDHNLRLCGEVVNAECREGPTSSSGAPAYGSSSSPVVRPAGDGGRAAAQKHLRFRLAAWSVVAISLIAALVPFAAVFIFLHHKKSQEVRLGGRASAAVTAAEDIKDKVEVEQGRGSGSRSTESANGAELQFFRADGSASFDLDELFRSTAEMLGKGRLGITYRVTLQAGPVVVVKRLRNMSHVPRRDFTHTMQLLGKLRHENVVDLVACFYSKEEKLVMYEHVPGCSLFQLLHGNRGEGRTPLPWPARLSIAQGMARGLAYLHKSLPYFHRPPHGNLKSSNVLVFFSAPHGRQQKQAVPKLTDHGFHPLLPHHAHRLAAAKCPEFARRGGRRLSSRADVYCLGLVLLELVTGKVPVEEDGDLAEWARLALSHEWSTDILDVEIVGDRGRHGDMLRLTEVALLCAAVEPDRRPKVQDIVRMIDEVGGGDGPELDRR
- the LOC136485478 gene encoding aquaporin TIP3-1-like, with translation MSTGVRPGRRFTVGRSEDATHPDTIRAAISEFIATAIFVFAAEGSVLSLGKMYHDTSTAGGLVAVALAHALALSAAVAVAVNISGGHVNPAITFGALIGGRISLVRAAFYWVAQLLGAVAATLLLRLATGGARPPGFALASGVGDWHAVLLEAAMTFGLMYAYYATVIDPKRGHVGTIAPLAVGFMLGANVLAGGPFDGAGMNPARVFGPALVGWRWRHHWVYWLGPFLGAGLAGLVYEFLVIPSATDAAPLSTHHQPLAPEDY